In Crinalium epipsammum PCC 9333, the following are encoded in one genomic region:
- a CDS encoding serine/threonine protein kinase: protein MLQAKQVLKERYQLQQQLGRTAPGRPTWLATDLQTNEQVIVKLLAFSPQMQWEEMKLFEREAKVLASFNHAQIPRYRDYFSLEHKIDEGLLWFVIVQDYIPGITLQELLAEGKRFTETQVRKIAAQLLNILIYLHELNPPVLHRDIKPSNLIWGEDEQVYLVDFGSVQDKEAFTGVTFTVVGTSGYAPLEQFWGRAVPASDLYALGTTLIHLITGIAPVDLPQKDSRIQFANQVSVSSSLISWIKKLIEPAIEKRFSTARQALELLNSGLLIKSSNINIRNKITQPVATRIRVNKSSERLEIYLPAGGRRKLGIFGSGGIFASLYFAKWLISLPLLVIWVLPLGLLFSAGISVALLMFFCERRSIYFEGDRFYLERQLFRSIYGKQVGDIEEILGVFLQKQGLVYQVSIRAGEQVYNLGGALSEAESIWLAQEIQDWIN from the coding sequence ATGTTGCAGGCGAAACAGGTATTAAAAGAACGCTATCAACTTCAACAGCAGTTAGGAAGAACTGCGCCAGGTCGTCCAACTTGGTTAGCTACAGATTTACAAACCAATGAACAAGTAATAGTAAAACTCTTAGCTTTTAGCCCTCAAATGCAGTGGGAGGAGATGAAGCTATTTGAACGGGAAGCTAAAGTTTTAGCAAGTTTCAATCATGCCCAAATTCCTCGTTATCGAGATTATTTTTCCTTGGAGCATAAAATAGATGAAGGATTACTTTGGTTTGTAATAGTGCAAGATTATATTCCAGGTATCACCCTACAAGAATTATTAGCTGAAGGGAAACGCTTCACAGAAACCCAGGTTAGAAAAATTGCCGCTCAACTTTTAAATATTCTGATTTATCTGCACGAACTTAACCCGCCAGTACTACATCGGGATATTAAGCCGAGTAATTTAATCTGGGGAGAAGATGAACAAGTTTATTTGGTAGATTTTGGCTCAGTACAGGATAAAGAAGCGTTTACAGGTGTTACTTTTACGGTAGTTGGTACGAGTGGTTATGCACCTTTAGAACAATTTTGGGGGAGAGCAGTTCCAGCCTCAGATTTATATGCTTTAGGTACAACATTAATTCACTTAATTACTGGTATTGCTCCTGTTGATTTACCACAAAAAGACTCACGAATTCAATTTGCTAATCAAGTAAGTGTTAGTTCTAGCTTAATTAGTTGGATTAAAAAGCTAATAGAGCCAGCTATAGAAAAACGCTTTAGTACTGCGCGTCAAGCATTAGAATTGTTAAATTCTGGTTTATTGATCAAGTCTAGTAATATTAATATTAGAAATAAAATTACTCAACCTGTTGCTACTCGAATAAGGGTAAATAAGTCTTCAGAACGATTAGAAATTTATCTTCCTGCTGGAGGCAGGAGAAAACTAGGCATATTTGGTTCTGGCGGGATATTTGCTAGTTTATATTTTGCGAAATGGTTAATTTCGTTACCTTTATTAGTAATTTGGGTTCTACCTTTAGGATTACTTTTTTCAGCAGGGATAAGTGTTGCATTATTAATGTTTTTTTGTGAACGCCGAAGTATTTATTTTGAGGGCGATCGCTTTTATTTAGAACGTCAACTATTTAGATCAATTTATGGTAAGCAAGTAGGAGATATTGAGGAAATTTTAGGCGTTTTTTTGCAAAAGCAAGGTTTAGTTTATCAAGTTAGTATCCGCGCAGGTGAACAAGTTTATAATCTTGGTGGCGCTTTGAGTGAAGCTGAGAGTATTTGGCTGGCTCAAGAAATACAAGATTGGATAAACTAA
- a CDS encoding GNAT family N-acetyltransferase, whose translation MKPNLEFGRILNSEELQELGAILSQCFNMPASVCQKYSQRLGQDSFRYVRQGNQIVAGLGIYQMGQWFGGKQLAMAGLAAVGVAPEYRGTGIVFELLTQTLRELYNQGVPISVLYPATQRPYRKVGYEQGGTFCNFKLPTNSIKLAISEEAVKEIRSLPMQRVSLIRPEAFYDIYRQQAIKNNGNLERNQAIWERVIEPEPNREIYAYLVGNEAQPEGYIIFKQQNENQLSQVVISDWVALTPAAAKRLWVFLGDHRSIAQEVLWHGSLNDPFVSLLAEQTYKIVSGDRWLLRVINVPKALAQRGYPVGVEAELHLEVNDELLPENHGKFVLRVSNGQGEVTQGGSGELKLNVRGLASLYTGLFTPDQLLVTGQIEGSDRALATASLLFAGSHPWMRDFF comes from the coding sequence ATGAAACCAAATTTAGAATTTGGCAGAATTTTAAACTCTGAGGAACTTCAAGAACTTGGGGCTATTCTCTCTCAATGCTTTAATATGCCTGCAAGTGTTTGCCAGAAATACTCCCAACGCCTTGGTCAAGATAGTTTTAGATATGTGCGTCAAGGTAATCAAATTGTTGCTGGACTGGGTATTTACCAAATGGGGCAGTGGTTTGGCGGTAAGCAGTTGGCAATGGCAGGTTTAGCAGCAGTTGGTGTCGCGCCAGAATATCGAGGGACAGGTATAGTTTTTGAACTGTTAACCCAGACTCTCCGAGAACTCTATAACCAAGGTGTACCAATTTCTGTGCTTTATCCGGCTACTCAGCGCCCTTATCGGAAGGTCGGATATGAACAAGGAGGAACCTTTTGTAACTTTAAGCTGCCAACGAATAGTATCAAGTTGGCTATCAGCGAAGAAGCTGTAAAAGAAATTCGCAGTTTACCTATGCAGCGAGTGAGCCTAATTCGTCCTGAAGCTTTTTATGATATTTATCGTCAACAGGCTATTAAAAATAACGGCAATTTAGAACGTAATCAAGCAATTTGGGAAAGAGTAATTGAGCCAGAACCAAATCGAGAGATTTATGCCTACCTAGTTGGCAATGAAGCTCAACCAGAAGGCTATATTATTTTTAAGCAACAAAATGAAAATCAACTATCTCAGGTAGTAATTTCAGATTGGGTTGCTTTGACACCCGCAGCAGCAAAACGTTTATGGGTTTTTCTGGGCGATCACCGTTCGATCGCTCAAGAAGTATTGTGGCATGGTTCGTTAAATGATCCCTTTGTATCGTTGCTGGCGGAACAAACATATAAAATTGTGAGTGGCGATCGCTGGCTGTTACGAGTTATTAACGTTCCGAAAGCCTTAGCGCAGCGTGGTTATCCGGTTGGCGTGGAAGCTGAGTTGCATCTGGAAGTAAATGATGAATTGCTACCTGAGAATCATGGCAAATTTGTCTTGAGGGTATCTAATGGACAAGGTGAGGTAACTCAAGGGGGTAGCGGGGAATTAAAACTCAATGTGCGCGGGTTGGCATCACTTTATACAGGTTTGTTTACTCCCGATCAGTTGCTTGTAACTGGTCAAATCGAAGGTAGCGATCGCGCTTTAGCAACTGCCTCTTTGTTGTTTGCTGGTTCTCATCCTTGGATGCGCGATTTTTTCTAG
- the tnpA gene encoding IS200/IS605 family transposase, with protein sequence MKQKYWTKNTSISLINYHFVWIVRRRRKVLIGAIDERLKELITQSVIEIDCEVIAVETHLDHVHLFIQANTLLAPYQIMHKVKGFTAFTLRKEFPELMRLPSMWTRSYFCGTAGAVSGDTIKRYVENQKTK encoded by the coding sequence GTGAAGCAAAAATACTGGACTAAGAATACTTCAATTTCTTTGATTAATTACCACTTCGTCTGGATAGTTAGACGGCGTAGGAAAGTGTTGATAGGCGCTATAGACGAAAGACTGAAGGAATTAATTACTCAGTCTGTTATTGAAATAGACTGTGAGGTTATAGCGGTAGAAACGCACTTAGATCACGTTCATCTGTTTATACAAGCAAATACCTTATTGGCTCCTTACCAGATTATGCACAAGGTAAAAGGGTTTACTGCATTTACCTTAAGAAAAGAATTTCCAGAGTTGATGAGGTTGCCTAGTATGTGGACTAGAAGTTATTTTTGCGGTACGGCGGGTGCTGTTTCTGGAGATACTATTAAAAGATATGTGGAAAATCAAAAGACAAAATAG
- a CDS encoding RNA-guided endonuclease InsQ/TnpB family protein, whose protein sequence is MFGCQQVRINPSKEVNAVLEYLCGESNKLNNCAIYYARQVYFKTGKIVNKFALINELKQNSHYGAMHSQAAQQTIISVAESFSSFIGLLKGINNGAVIQKPKMPNYKKKGGLAVVAYPSQAVKFKAEGLRFPLGTKVKAWFGIGAFYLPMPSNLDYKNIREYRILPRNGEFYLELVYKAETVKAEVDNSSSLGIDHGIDNWLTCVSNTGTSFIVDGKHLKSLNQWYNKRVSILKENQPEAFWSKQLARVTEKRNRQVRDAINKAAKLIITHCLENQIGTVVFGWNKGQKDSANLGSKTNQKFVQIPTGRLKERIKQLCEQYGIKFVETEESYTSKASFLDSDQLPKFGEKPKGWKETGKRVKRGLYRTASNHYINADANGSANILRKVATTLGFDLGGVCRGALTTPLRFRLWTLKESHCL, encoded by the coding sequence ATGTTCGGTTGTCAGCAAGTCAGGATCAATCCAAGCAAGGAAGTTAATGCTGTTCTAGAGTATCTGTGCGGTGAGTCTAACAAACTCAATAATTGTGCTATTTACTATGCTAGACAGGTTTATTTCAAGACAGGAAAGATAGTTAACAAATTTGCCTTAATTAATGAGTTAAAACAAAATTCTCACTATGGGGCTATGCACTCGCAAGCAGCGCAACAGACTATCATATCCGTAGCTGAATCTTTTTCATCCTTCATCGGATTGCTTAAAGGCATAAACAATGGTGCGGTAATTCAAAAACCCAAAATGCCTAATTACAAAAAGAAGGGAGGACTAGCAGTAGTCGCTTACCCGTCTCAAGCAGTTAAGTTCAAGGCTGAAGGTTTAAGATTCCCCTTAGGAACTAAAGTAAAAGCATGGTTTGGAATAGGCGCTTTCTATCTGCCTATGCCTTCTAATCTGGATTACAAAAACATTAGGGAATACCGGATATTGCCAAGAAACGGAGAGTTTTACCTAGAGCTTGTTTACAAGGCAGAAACCGTAAAGGCTGAAGTAGATAATTCTTCATCTCTGGGAATTGACCACGGAATTGACAATTGGCTGACTTGTGTTTCCAATACCGGAACTAGCTTTATTGTTGATGGGAAACACCTAAAATCTTTAAACCAATGGTACAACAAACGGGTGTCGATATTAAAAGAAAATCAACCCGAAGCCTTTTGGTCTAAACAGTTAGCTCGTGTTACAGAAAAAAGAAACAGACAAGTTAGAGACGCTATTAACAAAGCAGCTAAGTTGATAATTACTCACTGTTTAGAAAATCAAATAGGGACTGTGGTGTTTGGTTGGAATAAAGGGCAAAAAGATTCTGCGAATTTGGGGAGTAAAACTAACCAAAAGTTTGTTCAAATCCCTACTGGTAGATTAAAGGAACGGATTAAACAGCTTTGCGAACAATATGGAATTAAGTTTGTTGAGACGGAAGAATCCTATACATCTAAAGCTAGTTTCCTAGATAGTGATCAACTGCCTAAATTCGGTGAGAAACCCAAAGGGTGGAAAGAAACAGGGAAGCGGGTTAAACGAGGCTTGTACCGGACTGCAAGTAATCATTACATCAATGCAGATGCAAATGGTTCAGCCAACATACTTAGAAAAGTAGCGACAACACTAGGATTTGATCTTGGTGGAGTTTGTAGAGGCGCTTTGACTACGCCCTTAAGGTTCAGACTTTGGACTCTTAAAGAATCCCACTGCCTTTAG
- a CDS encoding GDSL-type esterase/lipase family protein yields the protein MSDPYLLAATLLANRQMLTSPDKKPLLAQLDQQSVMLGSSTDQKLGANETIVPSKEVTTPEFSKQRVKSKSHSLRTKTSKVLALTTGTDKQLIPHIPSELKQKSVLLPISGTQLYFQRLAALKTGKIYTRVLEDQFSSSNLKTTRKPTYQEWKKLLAVEARAIALGQGANHLSILVGDSLSLCFPVERLSGNRFWLNQGISGDTSGGILRRLSAFAQTRPDVIYLMAGINDLRKGAKDKTILDNYRQILRYLRRNHPQSFVIVQSILPTRFNPGFNDRIRKLNEQLLSMAHQEGANYLNLQVVFTDDQGNLRRDLTTDGLHLSQRGYELWHSGLKQAENWIALNNQ from the coding sequence ATGAGCGATCCCTATCTGCTGGCTGCTACATTACTAGCAAACCGCCAAATGTTAACCTCGCCTGACAAAAAACCTTTGTTGGCGCAATTAGATCAGCAGTCAGTAATGTTAGGTAGCAGCACAGATCAAAAATTGGGTGCTAATGAAACTATTGTTCCTAGTAAGGAAGTAACCACTCCTGAATTTAGTAAACAGCGAGTTAAATCTAAATCTCATAGCTTACGAACAAAAACATCTAAAGTTCTAGCACTAACTACAGGCACAGATAAACAACTAATACCGCATATACCATCTGAATTAAAGCAAAAGTCTGTGCTATTACCAATATCTGGGACTCAGTTATATTTTCAAAGATTAGCTGCTCTTAAAACAGGCAAAATTTATACTCGCGTTCTTGAGGATCAGTTCTCCTCATCCAACCTCAAAACAACTCGTAAACCCACTTATCAAGAGTGGAAAAAATTGCTAGCCGTAGAAGCTAGAGCGATCGCATTAGGTCAAGGCGCAAATCATCTTAGTATTTTAGTAGGTGACTCCCTTAGTTTATGCTTTCCTGTAGAGCGGTTGTCGGGTAATCGTTTTTGGCTCAACCAAGGAATTTCGGGAGATACTTCTGGCGGGATATTGAGGCGACTATCTGCATTTGCCCAAACTCGACCTGATGTGATTTATCTTATGGCTGGAATCAACGATTTACGCAAAGGTGCTAAAGATAAAACTATTCTGGATAATTACCGCCAAATTCTACGTTATTTACGACGTAACCACCCACAAAGCTTTGTGATTGTACAATCAATTCTTCCTACACGCTTCAATCCAGGTTTCAACGATAGAATTCGTAAACTAAATGAACAACTTTTGAGCATGGCTCATCAAGAAGGAGCTAACTATTTAAACTTACAAGTAGTGTTTACTGATGATCAAGGTAATTTACGGAGGGATTTAACCACAGATGGGCTACATTTAAGCCAGCGTGGTTATGAACTTTGGCACTCAGGTTTAAAGCAGGCAGAAAACTGGATAGCGTTGAATAATCAATGA
- the psaB gene encoding photosystem I core protein PsaB, whose product MATKFPKFSQDLAQDPTTRRIWYGIATAHDFESHDGMTEENLYQKIFATHFGHLGIIFLWASSLLFHVAWQGNFEQWIKDPLNVRPIAHAIWDPHFGKPAVDAFTQAGASNPVNIAYSGVYHWWYTIGMRTNHDLYSGSVFLMLLAAVFLFAGWLHLQPKFRPSLSWFKSAEPRLNHHLAGLFGVSSLAWTGHLVHVAIPESRGQHVGWDNFLTTLPHPAGLGPFFSGNWGVYAQNPDTADHVFGTSQGAGTAILTFLGGFHPQTQSLWLTDMAHHHLAIAVIFIIAGHMYRTNFGIGHSIKEMLNAKNFFGAKTEGQFNLPHQGLYDTYNNSLHFQLGIHLAALGVVTSLVAQHMYAMPPYAFIGQDFTTQAALYTHHQYIAGFLMLGAFAHGAIFWIRDYDPEQNKGNVLDRVLHHKEAIISHLSWVSLFLGFHTLGLYVHNDVVVAFGTPEKQILIEPVFAQFVQASHGKVLYGLDTLLSNADSVASTAGAAWLPGWLDAINSGTNSLFLTIGPGDFLVHHAIALGLHTTTLILVKGALDARGSKLMPDKKDFGYAFPCDGPGRGGTCDISAWDSFYLATFWMLNTLGWVTFYWHWKHLGIWQGNVAQFNESSTYLMGWLRDYLWLYSAQLINGYNPYGMNNLAVWGWMFLFGHLVWATGFMFLISWRGYWQELIETLVWAHERTPLANLVRWKDKPVAMSIVQGRLVGLAHFTVGYILTYAAFLIASTAGKFG is encoded by the coding sequence ATGGCAACTAAGTTTCCCAAGTTTAGCCAGGATCTCGCTCAAGATCCGACTACTCGTCGGATTTGGTACGGGATTGCCACGGCTCACGACTTTGAAAGCCACGATGGCATGACAGAGGAAAATCTTTACCAAAAGATTTTCGCTACACACTTCGGTCATCTGGGGATCATCTTTTTGTGGGCTTCGAGCCTCCTGTTCCACGTAGCCTGGCAAGGTAACTTTGAACAGTGGATCAAAGATCCACTCAACGTCCGTCCGATTGCTCATGCGATTTGGGACCCACACTTTGGTAAACCAGCAGTAGATGCTTTTACCCAAGCTGGTGCTTCTAATCCTGTAAATATTGCTTATTCTGGTGTCTACCACTGGTGGTACACCATTGGGATGCGGACTAACCACGACCTATATAGTGGTTCAGTTTTTCTGATGCTGCTGGCTGCGGTCTTCCTGTTTGCAGGTTGGTTGCACTTACAGCCTAAGTTCCGCCCCAGCTTGTCTTGGTTTAAGAGCGCTGAACCACGTCTGAATCACCACTTAGCTGGTTTGTTTGGTGTGAGTTCTTTGGCTTGGACTGGTCACTTAGTTCACGTTGCTATCCCCGAATCTCGCGGACAGCACGTAGGCTGGGATAACTTCTTGACCACCCTGCCACACCCTGCTGGCTTAGGTCCTTTCTTCTCTGGCAATTGGGGTGTATACGCTCAGAATCCTGACACTGCTGATCATGTGTTTGGGACTTCTCAAGGCGCTGGAACTGCAATTCTCACTTTCTTAGGTGGATTCCATCCTCAAACTCAGTCCTTGTGGCTGACTGATATGGCTCACCACCACTTGGCGATCGCAGTGATCTTCATCATTGCTGGTCATATGTACCGGACTAACTTCGGTATTGGTCACAGCATTAAGGAAATGCTGAACGCTAAGAACTTTTTTGGTGCTAAAACTGAAGGTCAGTTCAACCTACCTCACCAAGGTCTTTACGACACTTACAACAACTCCCTACACTTCCAATTGGGTATCCATTTGGCAGCGTTAGGTGTGGTTACTTCCTTGGTAGCACAGCATATGTATGCTATGCCTCCTTATGCCTTTATTGGACAGGATTTCACCACTCAAGCAGCACTCTATACTCATCACCAGTACATTGCTGGTTTCTTGATGTTAGGTGCGTTTGCTCACGGAGCGATCTTCTGGATTCGGGACTATGACCCTGAACAAAATAAGGGCAACGTTCTTGACCGCGTGTTACATCACAAAGAAGCGATCATTTCTCACTTAAGTTGGGTTTCCCTGTTCTTGGGTTTCCACACCTTGGGTCTGTATGTTCACAACGATGTTGTTGTTGCTTTCGGTACTCCTGAAAAGCAAATCTTGATTGAGCCAGTATTTGCTCAGTTCGTTCAAGCTTCTCATGGTAAGGTTCTCTACGGTTTAGATACTTTGCTGTCTAACGCTGATAGTGTAGCTTCCACAGCAGGTGCTGCTTGGTTGCCTGGTTGGCTTGATGCCATCAACAGTGGCACTAACTCCCTGTTCTTAACAATTGGCCCTGGCGATTTCTTGGTTCACCATGCGATCGCACTTGGTCTGCACACCACCACCTTGATTCTTGTTAAGGGTGCGTTGGATGCTCGTGGCTCCAAGTTGATGCCCGATAAAAAAGACTTCGGCTACGCATTCCCTTGCGACGGCCCTGGTCGTGGCGGTACTTGCGACATCTCCGCCTGGGATTCCTTCTACTTAGCCACTTTCTGGATGCTTAACACCCTGGGTTGGGTAACCTTCTACTGGCACTGGAAGCATCTGGGTATTTGGCAAGGCAACGTAGCTCAGTTTAATGAGTCTTCTACATACCTCATGGGCTGGCTGCGCGATTACCTCTGGCTGTACTCTGCTCAATTGATCAACGGCTACAACCCTTACGGGATGAATAACTTAGCTGTCTGGGGCTGGATGTTCCTATTTGGACACCTAGTTTGGGCAACTGGTTTCATGTTCTTGATCTCTTGGCGCGGTTACTGGCAAGAGTTGATCGAAACTCTTGTCTGGGCGCACGAGCGTACTCCTTTAGCTAACCTAGTTCGCTGGAAGGACAAGCCTGTTGCTATGTCCATCGTTCAAGGTCGTTTGGTTGGTCTAGCTCACTTCACAGTTGGCTACATCCTCACCTACGCGGCATTCTTGATTGCCTCTACTGCTGGTAAGTTTGGTTGA
- the psaA gene encoding photosystem I core protein PsaA: protein MTISPPEREAKARVVVDKDPVPTSFEKWAKPGHFDRTLARGPKTTTWIWNLHALAHDFDSHTSDLEDVSRKIFSAHFGHLAVVFVWLSGMYFHGARFSNYEAWLTDPIHIKPSAQVVWPIVGQDILNADVGGGFHGIQITSGLFYVWRAAGFTNTYQLYVTAIGGLVMAALMLFAGWFHYHKRAPKLEWFQNVESMLNHHLAGLLGLGCLSWAGHQIHVALPINKLLDAGVAPGDIPLPHEFILNRDLMAELFPSFNQGLTPFWTLNWGQYADFLTFKGGLNPVNGGLWLTDTAHHHLALAVLFLIAGHMYRTNWGIGHSIKEILENHKGPFTGDGHKGLYENMTTSWHAQLATNLAMLGSVTIIVAHHMYAMPAYPYIGIDYATQLSIFTHHMWIGAFCIVGGAAHASIFMVRDYDPAVNQNNVLDRVIRHRDAIISHLNWVCIFLGLHSFGLYVHNDTMRALGRPQDMFSDTAIQLQPVFAQWVQNIHTLAPGSTAPNALEPVSYAFGGGIVAVAGKVAMMPIALGTADFMIHHIHAFQIHVTTLILLKGFLFARSSRLIPDKANLGFRFPCDGPGRGGTCQVSGWDHVYLGLFWMFNTIAIAVYHFSWKMQSDVWGTVNADGTVDHITGGNFAMSAITINGWLRDFQWAQAAQVIQSYGTSLSAYGLLFLGAHFVWAFSLMFLFSGRGYWQELIESIVWAHNKLKVAPSIQPRALSIIQGRAVGVAHYLLGAIVTIWAFFEARIISLG, encoded by the coding sequence ATGACAATCAGTCCACCGGAGCGAGAGGCAAAAGCCAGAGTTGTGGTTGATAAAGATCCGGTTCCTACTTCTTTTGAGAAGTGGGCAAAGCCAGGTCACTTTGACCGCACTCTTGCTAGGGGTCCAAAAACAACCACTTGGATTTGGAACCTTCATGCCCTCGCACATGATTTCGACAGTCATACGAGTGACTTAGAAGATGTCTCTCGTAAAATCTTCAGCGCACACTTTGGTCACCTAGCCGTTGTGTTTGTTTGGTTAAGCGGTATGTATTTTCATGGCGCTCGCTTCTCAAACTACGAAGCTTGGTTGACCGATCCGATCCACATTAAACCTAGCGCTCAAGTAGTTTGGCCAATCGTTGGTCAAGATATTTTGAATGCCGATGTGGGAGGTGGCTTCCACGGAATTCAAATCACCTCCGGTCTTTTCTACGTTTGGCGTGCTGCTGGTTTTACCAATACATACCAGCTTTATGTCACAGCCATCGGTGGCTTAGTAATGGCTGCACTGATGCTGTTTGCTGGTTGGTTCCACTATCACAAGCGCGCTCCTAAGCTGGAATGGTTCCAGAATGTGGAGTCGATGCTGAACCACCACTTAGCAGGCTTATTGGGTCTGGGCTGTCTATCTTGGGCTGGTCACCAAATTCACGTTGCCCTCCCAATTAACAAGCTGCTTGATGCTGGTGTAGCACCTGGAGACATTCCCTTACCTCACGAGTTCATTTTGAACCGTGATTTAATGGCTGAATTGTTCCCAAGCTTTAACCAAGGATTAACACCTTTCTGGACTTTGAACTGGGGTCAGTATGCTGACTTCTTAACCTTCAAAGGTGGCTTGAACCCAGTCAATGGTGGTTTGTGGCTGACAGATACAGCACACCACCACTTAGCTTTGGCAGTGCTGTTCCTGATTGCTGGTCATATGTACCGGACAAACTGGGGCATTGGTCATAGCATCAAAGAAATTCTAGAGAACCACAAAGGCCCCTTCACTGGTGATGGTCATAAAGGTCTCTACGAAAATATGACGACTTCTTGGCACGCTCAATTGGCAACTAACCTAGCCATGTTGGGTTCTGTCACGATTATCGTTGCTCACCATATGTACGCGATGCCTGCGTATCCGTACATCGGGATTGATTACGCTACACAGTTATCAATCTTTACCCACCATATGTGGATAGGAGCCTTCTGCATCGTTGGTGGTGCTGCTCACGCTTCTATTTTCATGGTGCGGGATTACGATCCAGCCGTTAACCAAAACAACGTATTGGATCGGGTAATTCGCCATCGTGATGCGATTATTTCTCACCTGAACTGGGTATGTATTTTCCTGGGCTTACACAGCTTCGGTCTATACGTTCACAACGACACCATGCGGGCTTTGGGTCGTCCTCAAGATATGTTCAGTGACACTGCAATTCAACTACAGCCCGTATTTGCTCAGTGGGTTCAAAACATCCACACTTTAGCTCCTGGTTCTACAGCACCTAATGCGCTAGAGCCTGTTAGCTATGCCTTCGGCGGCGGTATTGTCGCTGTGGCTGGCAAAGTGGCAATGATGCCGATCGCACTGGGTACGGCGGATTTCATGATCCACCATATTCATGCTTTCCAAATTCATGTCACAACGCTGATTCTGTTAAAAGGATTCCTGTTTGCTCGTAGCTCTCGTCTGATTCCAGATAAAGCTAATTTGGGCTTCCGGTTCCCTTGCGACGGCCCTGGTCGTGGCGGTACCTGCCAGGTTTCTGGTTGGGATCATGTCTACCTGGGCTTGTTCTGGATGTTCAATACCATTGCGATCGCTGTTTACCACTTCAGCTGGAAAATGCAGTCTGATGTTTGGGGTACAGTCAACGCTGATGGTACGGTAGACCATATAACTGGTGGCAACTTTGCCATGAGCGCGATTACCATTAATGGATGGTTGCGTGATTTCCAATGGGCGCAAGCTGCTCAAGTGATTCAGTCATACGGTACATCTCTCTCTGCCTATGGTCTATTGTTCCTAGGCGCTCACTTTGTTTGGGCATTCAGCTTAATGTTCTTGTTCAGTGGTCGTGGCTACTGGCAAGAGTTGATCGAGTCCATTGTTTGGGCTCACAATAAGTTGAAGGTTGCTCCAAGCATTCAGCCCCGCGCTCTGAGTATTATTCAGGGACGGGCAGTGGGAGTAGCTCACTACCTACTAGGTGCAATCGTCACTATCTGGGCGTTCTTTGAAGCGCGAATCATTTCACTAGGCTAG
- a CDS encoding circadian clock KaiB family protein: MNQNNLVIWETYGAQFPKWNDHDLIVDYEKNQRSPISQTKVCSDSGVILTQSLPVTTSGYIFRLFVSGHNLDTERTLQILHRLLEQSLGHPYTLKVIDIFKHPEQAEANSISATPTLIRISPQPIKRIVGELDDVERVLKLLVAVDV; this comes from the coding sequence TTGAATCAAAATAATTTAGTGATCTGGGAAACTTATGGCGCTCAGTTTCCTAAATGGAATGATCACGACTTAATTGTGGATTATGAGAAAAATCAGCGATCGCCTATTTCACAAACAAAAGTTTGTAGTGATTCAGGAGTTATTTTGACTCAATCTCTGCCAGTTACGACCTCTGGCTATATCTTCCGGTTGTTCGTTTCTGGTCATAATCTGGATACAGAACGTACACTTCAGATTTTGCATCGTTTATTAGAGCAATCTCTTGGTCATCCTTATACGTTAAAAGTAATTGATATTTTTAAACATCCAGAGCAAGCAGAAGCAAATTCTATTTCCGCTACACCAACATTGATCCGTATTTCTCCACAACCTATCAAACGGATTGTTGGCGAATTGGATGATGTAGAAAGAGTTTTAAAATTACTGGTTGCTGTAGATGTTTAA